Proteins found in one Methylophaga thalassica genomic segment:
- a CDS encoding Hpt domain-containing protein, whose product MERERFNTVWDRDGSLKRLLGDEALLQKMLVMFQQSNTQTLSDISLAIEKDDYQAVKGLAHKLKGSASAIGAPRVVEDCVIIESAAEHENNETIRQTFTQLQHDINGILAVIDSYLKTTPSSPT is encoded by the coding sequence ATGGAGAGAGAGCGGTTTAATACAGTATGGGATCGTGATGGAAGTCTGAAACGACTACTAGGGGATGAAGCACTTCTGCAAAAAATGTTAGTCATGTTCCAGCAAAGTAACACGCAAACTCTAAGCGATATTTCGCTCGCTATAGAAAAAGATGACTATCAAGCTGTTAAAGGCCTTGCTCATAAATTGAAAGGAAGTGCATCCGCTATTGGCGCTCCCAGAGTTGTCGAAGATTGCGTGATCATTGAAAGTGCAGCTGAGCATGAGAATAACGAGACTATCAGACAGACTTTCACACAGTTGCAGCACGATATAAATGGAATACTGGCGGTTATCGACAGTTACCTAAAGACGACTCCATCATCCCCCACCTAA
- a CDS encoding sensor histidine kinase — protein MFNITKTTSLLTGYWLATLTVIGISLITELLTPWLPHTSLLLLFMAGIVFISAKTALGPAIFASALSFTVFNFFFTEPFFTLDITHRHDFATLLLFISVSLITGNLASKMRLAIADSKQALDRQHRFFSFSQKMTSAATSQEVMSRLKHALVQTTSTPFCFINRHQQQFICTPSTLSVPDDAILESIWRHENTYLQQVKGQFFSLRSADKTLALIYVTKQLSESQSAALHTFSNLAALALERTLLAEDLEKTRLISETEQLRSALLSSVSHDLRTPLSSIIGSASSLLEYHEKLSQQDQRQLLTTILDESQRLDRHIQNLLDMTRFGQGKVTLKRDWVDIKDITAGALYRLRDELDKRHIEIDIQDNMPIIWVHGLLIEQALVNILDNAARVTPIGGQIHLAARLTTSCIEIDISDNGPGIADQEKEKIFDMFYSVAHGDSQTKTGTGLGLAISKGMIAAHGGNINVLDNPSGGTIMHVTLPKHPVVYGPE, from the coding sequence GTGTTCAATATAACTAAAACGACTTCTCTGCTGACAGGATATTGGCTTGCTACATTAACTGTTATCGGTATTAGTCTTATCACAGAGTTGTTGACGCCCTGGTTACCTCATACCAGCTTATTACTGCTGTTTATGGCTGGCATTGTATTTATTTCTGCCAAAACAGCATTGGGGCCGGCCATCTTTGCCAGTGCACTGAGTTTTACCGTGTTCAACTTCTTTTTTACCGAACCATTTTTTACACTTGATATCACTCACCGCCATGATTTTGCGACCTTACTTTTATTTATCTCTGTCAGTTTGATTACCGGAAATTTGGCCTCGAAAATGCGTCTGGCAATTGCCGACTCAAAACAGGCACTAGATCGTCAGCATCGTTTTTTTTCTTTTAGTCAGAAAATGACATCTGCCGCCACAAGTCAGGAGGTGATGAGCAGGTTGAAACATGCCCTTGTTCAAACAACATCCACACCTTTTTGTTTTATTAACAGACATCAACAACAGTTCATCTGCACCCCATCGACATTATCAGTACCCGATGATGCAATACTCGAGAGCATCTGGCGGCATGAGAATACGTATTTGCAGCAGGTAAAAGGTCAGTTTTTCAGTTTAAGATCGGCCGATAAAACACTGGCACTTATCTATGTGACCAAACAATTATCTGAATCACAATCTGCTGCCCTCCATACCTTTTCCAATCTGGCGGCATTGGCCTTAGAGCGAACTTTACTGGCTGAAGATTTAGAAAAAACCCGGCTGATATCTGAAACAGAACAATTACGCTCTGCACTATTGTCTTCCGTTTCACATGACCTTAGGACTCCGCTTTCCTCCATCATTGGCTCAGCTTCAAGCTTACTTGAATATCATGAAAAACTGTCTCAACAGGATCAACGGCAACTGCTGACCACCATTCTGGATGAGTCACAACGACTGGATCGACATATTCAGAACTTATTAGATATGACACGATTTGGCCAGGGCAAAGTCACATTAAAACGTGACTGGGTCGATATTAAAGACATCACCGCAGGTGCTTTATATCGGCTTCGTGATGAATTGGATAAGCGACATATTGAAATCGATATCCAGGACAATATGCCTATCATCTGGGTACATGGTCTGCTCATTGAACAAGCACTAGTGAATATTCTCGATAATGCGGCGAGAGTAACGCCGATCGGGGGACAAATCCATTTAGCAGCCAGACTAACAACAAGCTGCATTGAAATCGATATTTCTGATAACGGTCCGGGTATTGCCGATCAAGAAAAAGAAAAAATCTTTGATATGTTTTACAGCGTAGCCCATGGTGATTCCCAAACCAAAACAGGCACAGGATTGGGTTTGGCTATATCGAAAGGGATGATTGCCGCACATGGCGGTAATATTAACGTGTTAGATAATCCATCTGGTGGCACAATCATGCATGTCACCCTGCCCAAACATCCTGTCGTCTATGGCCCGGAATAA
- the ettA gene encoding energy-dependent translational throttle protein EttA, with the protein MAQYVYSMNRVGKIVPPKREILKDISLSFFPGAKIGVLGLNGSGKSSLLRIMAGIDQDYIGEARPMPELNIGYLPQEPELDDSKTVREVVEEAVSDVKGALDELDAIYAAYADPDADFDALAKKQAELENLIQTKDGHNLENALERAADALRLPAWETPVSVLSGGERRRVALCRLLLDHPDMLLLDEPTNHLDAESIAWIERFLQEYPGTVVAITHDRYFLDNAAGWILELDRGRGIPYEGNYSSWLEQKDQRLQQEAKEEASHQKAIKAELEWVKQGAKGRQTKSKARLKSFEEMNSREFQKRNETQEIYIPPGPRLGDKVIELKNVTKSYGEKLLFEDLSLSIPAGAIVGIIGPNGAGKSTLFRMISGEEQPDSGEIEIGSTVELAYVNQSRELDGKKTVFEEISDGADIITVGNYQTPSRAYCGRFNFKGSDQQKFVKDLSGGERNRLHMAKLLKSGGNVLLLDEPTNDLDVETLRALEEAILAFPGSAVVISHDRWFLDRICTHIIAYEGDSSVVFFEGNYSEYAEDYAKRFGKDHQPERIKYRRIG; encoded by the coding sequence ATGGCTCAGTACGTATATAGTATGAATCGGGTGGGCAAAATTGTTCCGCCAAAACGAGAAATACTGAAAGATATTTCTTTATCCTTTTTCCCTGGTGCAAAAATTGGGGTGCTTGGTCTTAATGGCTCGGGTAAATCAAGTTTACTCCGGATTATGGCTGGCATCGATCAAGACTATATTGGTGAAGCACGACCAATGCCGGAACTGAATATCGGCTACTTACCTCAAGAACCAGAGCTTGATGATAGTAAAACTGTTCGTGAGGTCGTTGAAGAAGCGGTCTCTGACGTCAAAGGCGCACTGGATGAACTTGATGCTATTTATGCTGCTTATGCCGATCCAGATGCTGACTTTGATGCGCTAGCCAAAAAACAAGCAGAACTTGAAAATCTGATTCAGACAAAAGACGGTCATAATCTTGAAAATGCTCTAGAGCGTGCCGCTGATGCCTTACGTCTTCCAGCATGGGAGACGCCTGTGTCAGTCTTATCTGGTGGTGAACGTCGCCGAGTGGCATTGTGCCGTTTATTACTCGATCATCCTGATATGCTCCTGCTTGATGAGCCTACCAACCATTTAGATGCAGAATCTATTGCTTGGATTGAACGCTTCTTACAAGAATATCCAGGTACTGTTGTTGCTATCACCCATGATCGCTACTTCCTTGATAATGCGGCTGGCTGGATTCTGGAACTGGATCGTGGTCGTGGCATTCCTTACGAGGGTAACTATTCTTCCTGGCTTGAACAGAAAGATCAGCGTTTGCAGCAAGAAGCAAAAGAAGAAGCTTCCCATCAAAAAGCGATTAAAGCGGAGCTGGAGTGGGTCAAACAAGGTGCTAAAGGTCGTCAGACTAAATCTAAAGCCCGTTTGAAATCATTTGAAGAAATGAATTCGCGTGAATTCCAAAAACGTAATGAAACACAGGAAATCTATATTCCACCTGGTCCACGTCTCGGCGATAAAGTTATCGAACTGAAAAATGTCACGAAGTCGTATGGCGAGAAATTGTTATTTGAAGACCTGAGCTTATCCATTCCTGCAGGTGCTATCGTCGGTATTATCGGCCCTAATGGTGCGGGTAAGTCGACCTTATTCCGTATGATTTCAGGTGAAGAACAGCCTGATTCTGGAGAGATAGAAATCGGCAGCACTGTTGAGTTGGCTTATGTGAATCAGTCACGTGAGCTGGATGGTAAAAAAACAGTATTTGAAGAAATTTCTGATGGTGCTGACATTATCACTGTCGGCAATTACCAAACCCCGTCACGTGCTTATTGTGGTCGTTTCAACTTTAAAGGCTCGGATCAGCAGAAGTTCGTCAAAGACTTATCGGGCGGTGAACGTAACCGATTGCATATGGCAAAACTGCTCAAGTCTGGTGGCAATGTGTTATTACTCGACGAACCGACCAACGATCTTGATGTGGAAACCTTACGGGCACTTGAAGAAGCCATTCTGGCCTTCCCTGGCTCTGCGGTGGTGATATCGCATGATCGCTGGTTCCTGGATCGCATCTGCACACATATCATTGCCTATGAAGGTGATTCATCTGTCGTCTTCTTTGAAGGTAACTACAGTGAATATGCGGAAGACTACGCAAAACGTTTTGGTAAAGATCATCAACCAGAACGTATCAAATATCGTCGGATAGGTTAA
- a CDS encoding PilZ domain-containing protein yields the protein MASNPRKGILSLKITDQNMLYHSYMPYVKNGGLFIPTTKSYQLGEEVFILLSLMDEGEKLPVAGTIVWITPRGAQGNQAAGIGVHFSDIDGSASVVRGKIENYLVDKLKSDKATYTM from the coding sequence ATGGCTTCTAATCCAAGAAAAGGCATTTTGTCACTGAAAATTACCGATCAAAATATGCTTTACCATTCTTACATGCCCTATGTGAAAAATGGTGGGCTATTTATCCCGACAACAAAGAGTTATCAGTTGGGAGAAGAGGTGTTTATCCTGTTATCACTGATGGATGAAGGAGAAAAATTACCTGTTGCCGGCACGATTGTCTGGATTACTCCGCGGGGAGCCCAAGGAAACCAGGCTGCAGGTATTGGTGTGCATTTCAGTGATATTGATGGAAGTGCTTCTGTTGTCAGAGGCAAAATTGAGAATTATTTAGTAGATAAACTTAAGTCTGATAAAGCCACTTACACTATGTAA
- a CDS encoding TatD family hydrolase yields MYIDSHCHLNLLADEEGGIDAIVSEAESQGIDHILCIAIDKKSSLDVKHIAENFPNVSASVGIHPNVEADEQYSVDALIAEANHPKVIAIGETGLDYFRSEGDLEWQRDRFRVHIEAAKQIQKPLIIHTREAREDTMTILENENARDAGGIIHCFTENWETAQRALDIGFYISLSGIVTFKSAKDLQEVAKKLPLDRILIETDAPYLAPVPHRGKTNKPVFVKHVAEFLAELRGDSVENIAQVTSRNFKQLFPSAIATV; encoded by the coding sequence ATGTATATTGATTCACATTGTCACCTTAACTTATTGGCAGATGAAGAGGGTGGCATTGATGCCATAGTCAGTGAAGCAGAGAGTCAAGGTATTGATCATATTCTGTGCATTGCCATAGACAAAAAAAGCTCCCTTGATGTTAAACATATTGCTGAAAATTTCCCTAATGTCAGTGCTAGTGTAGGCATTCACCCAAATGTTGAGGCTGATGAGCAATATAGCGTCGATGCTTTAATTGCTGAAGCCAATCACCCCAAAGTGATTGCCATTGGCGAGACGGGTTTAGATTACTTTAGAAGTGAAGGTGATCTGGAATGGCAACGCGATCGATTCAGAGTTCATATCGAAGCGGCGAAACAAATCCAAAAACCGTTAATCATTCATACACGTGAAGCGCGTGAAGATACGATGACGATTCTCGAAAATGAAAATGCTCGTGATGCCGGTGGCATCATCCATTGTTTCACTGAAAATTGGGAAACGGCTCAACGCGCTTTAGATATTGGTTTCTATATCTCTTTGTCGGGCATTGTAACGTTTAAAAGTGCAAAGGACCTGCAAGAAGTCGCCAAAAAATTACCTTTAGACAGAATTTTAATTGAAACAGATGCACCATATCTGGCACCTGTTCCTCATCGTGGCAAAACTAATAAACCTGTTTTTGTAAAACATGTCGCTGAGTTTCTCGCCGAACTGAGAGGTGATAGTGTTGAGAACATTGCGCAAGTAACAAGTCGTAATTTTAAGCAGCTTTTCCCTTCAGCAATAGCCACTGTTTAG
- the tmk gene encoding dTMP kinase, whose protein sequence is MTGKFISVEGIEGAGKSTQIQFIKSYLENFNKSVIVTREPGGTPLGEEIRELLLRPRKDGMSDDTELLLMFAARAEHIKQVILPALAAGKWVVCDRFVDATFAYQGGGRGIHEQRISSLSDWTLDGLKTDLTLLFDLPVQIGQQRVNQRLLEKDRFEQEKTDFFEKIRQCYLDRAVNEPERIQIIDASQSIDNIQQQVSISLNKLLQSV, encoded by the coding sequence ATGACAGGTAAATTTATTAGCGTTGAAGGTATTGAAGGTGCAGGGAAATCTACACAAATCCAGTTCATCAAAAGCTACCTTGAGAATTTCAATAAATCAGTTATCGTTACACGTGAGCCTGGTGGGACACCCTTAGGCGAAGAAATTCGTGAATTATTGTTGCGACCAAGAAAAGACGGCATGAGTGACGATACAGAATTATTACTCATGTTTGCTGCACGTGCTGAACATATCAAGCAGGTAATTTTACCTGCTCTGGCGGCTGGAAAGTGGGTTGTTTGTGACCGTTTTGTTGATGCGACTTTTGCTTATCAGGGAGGCGGGCGAGGTATTCATGAACAACGTATATCGTCTTTGTCTGATTGGACCTTGGATGGGCTAAAAACAGATTTAACCTTATTATTTGATTTACCTGTTCAGATTGGTCAGCAGCGGGTTAACCAACGTCTTTTAGAAAAAGACCGTTTTGAACAAGAAAAGACAGACTTTTTTGAGAAAATTCGTCAATGCTACTTGGATAGAGCGGTGAATGAACCAGAGCGAATTCAAATTATTGATGCCAGCCAGTCTATTGATAATATTCAGCAGCAAGTGTCTATATCATTAAACAAGCTACTTCAATCAGTATGA
- a CDS encoding sirohydrochlorin chelatase, translated as MKALLIIAHGSRRHQSNDEVTNIAKQIRTREEHDFDIVESAFLELAETLIPTGIERCIKSGAKEIIVVPYFLNSGTHVTKDIPEIISAQKSLYPDINITLTRHLGASPVMLDLILQTASDTVIN; from the coding sequence ATGAAAGCATTACTAATCATTGCTCACGGCAGCCGCAGGCATCAATCAAATGATGAAGTGACAAATATTGCTAAGCAAATCAGAACACGTGAAGAGCATGATTTTGATATCGTAGAATCTGCCTTTCTTGAGTTAGCGGAGACCTTAATTCCAACTGGTATAGAGCGCTGTATAAAATCCGGTGCAAAAGAAATTATCGTAGTGCCCTATTTTCTGAATTCTGGTACTCATGTGACTAAAGACATTCCTGAAATAATCTCTGCTCAGAAGTCACTTTATCCGGACATCAACATTACACTGACTCGGCATCTAGGTGCTTCACCTGTCATGCTCGACTTAATCTTGCAGACAGCATCAGATACCGTGATAAATTAA
- a CDS encoding DNA replication protein: MSLYPWHQTPWQHIVSLYQAKRIPHAILIHGIHGLDNDLLASELTKSLLCLSVTEDFDSCGICHSCQLYAAESHPDHSVVAPEEAGKQIKVDQIRQLKDVQSLMPKISSAKTVIIKNADQMNTNAFNSLLKLLEEPQENTTLILVAASMRKLPITIKSRCQTISVSTPDRSIAIDWLKQHSDLSEQDLTTLLNLAHGAPLAALTIGEEGIEQSKSVFSGMAALMRCKANPVQLSAQWQSFDLMSVLHQLQAMIQTKLVSLLDKQEMPEPALIKHYWGISDCIIHTMKLLSSQNNLNKTLLMEDLMVSIMQHASQIQQHQQ, from the coding sequence ATGTCACTCTATCCCTGGCATCAAACACCCTGGCAGCATATTGTTTCACTTTATCAGGCGAAACGTATTCCACATGCCATTCTTATTCATGGCATACACGGACTAGATAACGATTTACTTGCTAGTGAACTGACAAAAAGTCTTTTGTGTTTAAGCGTTACTGAAGACTTTGATAGCTGTGGTATCTGTCATAGCTGTCAGCTATATGCAGCAGAAAGTCATCCGGATCATAGCGTTGTTGCACCTGAAGAAGCAGGTAAACAAATTAAAGTAGATCAAATCCGTCAGTTGAAAGATGTTCAATCGTTGATGCCAAAAATTTCGTCGGCGAAAACTGTCATCATCAAAAATGCTGACCAGATGAATACAAATGCTTTTAACAGTCTGTTAAAGCTGCTTGAAGAGCCCCAAGAAAATACCACACTGATTCTGGTTGCTGCATCGATGCGAAAGTTACCCATCACGATTAAAAGTCGATGCCAGACAATTTCTGTGTCAACGCCTGATCGTAGTATCGCTATAGACTGGCTCAAACAACACAGTGACTTATCTGAACAAGATTTAACTACATTGCTTAACCTGGCACACGGAGCACCTTTGGCCGCGCTTACAATTGGTGAAGAAGGCATTGAACAGAGCAAGAGTGTATTTAGTGGCATGGCAGCATTAATGCGATGCAAGGCTAATCCAGTGCAACTCTCTGCTCAGTGGCAGTCTTTTGATCTGATGTCTGTATTACATCAGCTACAGGCAATGATACAAACCAAGCTAGTATCACTATTGGATAAACAAGAAATGCCTGAGCCTGCATTAATCAAGCATTACTGGGGGATTTCAGATTGCATCATCCATACAATGAAGTTACTATCTTCACAGAATAATCTAAATAAAACCTTACTGATGGAAGATTTGATGGTGTCGATTATGCAGCATGCTAGTCAGATTCAACAACATCAGCAATAA
- the dacB gene encoding D-alanyl-D-alanine carboxypeptidase/D-alanyl-D-alanine endopeptidase: MLKRLVTLPALLVLFSSFSLSAATLTVDGLANKNTPKATDVAFQLIDMKTGKTLVAQRADQLQPPASLQKLVTALAAKLYLKDDFRFVTRLERHKDDVIVRFSGDPDFSSDDLDALFQSLRSSQSVIKGNIYINGSIFDDYERAIGLPWDNLGVCYSAPSSSISMDKNCATGNLYIKPGASKPSVLLSAKKPIHIDTSTLQIIKTKPTSDDYCQMKLLADNKNHYQIGGCIHESYLPIKLKFALQNTTAYAKANIEDALKKAGIQLKGKIVRDDNKTGTVITEHQSASLDTLVRDMLKHSDNLIADNILKTIGHVFYKQAGSYENGIAALQHILKQQANIDLSHAMLVDGSGLSRNNRLSVEQLIQVVSYIFKHPELGLINDLPVSGESGTLAFRSSVNKPPLKGQIQAKTGTLYGTYNLAGKIRTKSNHDLLFVQIVTNFHPADEKQSRWPVMKFEKSLYESIYQRF, encoded by the coding sequence ATGCTCAAACGTCTAGTCACATTACCTGCCTTGCTTGTGTTGTTCAGCAGCTTTAGCCTGTCTGCAGCGACGCTAACGGTTGATGGCTTAGCCAATAAAAACACACCTAAAGCGACCGATGTTGCCTTTCAGCTAATTGATATGAAGACAGGGAAAACACTGGTAGCTCAACGCGCTGATCAATTACAGCCTCCCGCCAGTTTGCAGAAATTAGTGACCGCATTAGCAGCAAAACTGTACCTTAAAGATGACTTTCGTTTTGTTACACGTCTTGAACGTCATAAGGATGATGTGATTGTTCGGTTTAGTGGCGATCCTGACTTCAGCTCTGATGATTTAGATGCCTTATTTCAATCACTTCGCTCCAGCCAATCCGTTATCAAAGGCAATATTTATATCAATGGATCGATATTTGATGATTATGAGCGTGCTATCGGATTGCCCTGGGACAATCTGGGTGTTTGTTACAGCGCCCCCTCAAGCAGTATTTCTATGGATAAAAACTGTGCTACTGGCAATTTATACATCAAACCAGGTGCCAGCAAACCCTCGGTTTTATTGTCAGCAAAAAAACCGATTCATATCGATACCTCCACATTACAAATCATCAAAACCAAACCGACCAGCGATGACTATTGTCAGATGAAGTTATTAGCTGACAATAAAAATCACTATCAGATTGGTGGCTGTATCCATGAATCCTACCTGCCGATTAAATTAAAATTCGCCCTGCAAAATACCACTGCTTATGCAAAAGCCAATATTGAAGATGCATTAAAAAAAGCCGGTATTCAACTTAAGGGGAAGATAGTCAGGGATGACAATAAAACCGGAACCGTGATTACTGAACATCAATCAGCGTCTTTAGACACTCTGGTCAGAGATATGCTTAAACATTCCGATAATCTTATTGCTGACAATATCTTAAAAACCATAGGTCATGTGTTTTATAAACAGGCAGGCAGCTATGAAAATGGCATCGCCGCGTTACAACACATCCTCAAACAACAAGCGAATATCGATTTAAGTCATGCAATGCTAGTCGATGGTTCAGGTTTATCGAGAAACAACAGACTGTCCGTAGAACAATTGATACAAGTCGTGTCGTATATTTTCAAACATCCCGAGTTAGGCTTAATAAACGACCTTCCGGTATCGGGTGAAAGTGGTACGCTAGCGTTTCGCAGCAGTGTTAATAAACCACCATTAAAAGGTCAGATACAAGCAAAAACCGGCACACTGTATGGCACGTACAATCTGGCAGGAAAGATTCGTACAAAGAGTAATCATGATTTATTGTTTGTACAGATTGTCACCAATTTTCATCCTGCCGATGAAAAACAGTCTCGTTGGCCAGTAATGAAATTTGAAAAGTCGCTATATGAGTCGATTTATCAACGTTTCTAA
- a CDS encoding TrkH family potassium uptake protein, producing MHWRAILRLFGILLMFYSLNFVPSIIVSLYYQDGELNVFLLSMLSVIAIGLVLWLLNQNQRQELSVRDGFLVVTLFWILLGLVGALPFLFGLHLDLTDAVFESISGFTTTGATVITGLDQLPQSILYHRQQIQWLGGMGIIVLAVAIMPLLGVGGMQLYRAETSGVAKDEKLTPRIAETARSLWIIYLILTSLCGVAYYLAGMTVFDAVGHAFTTVATGGFSTHDDSLGFYNSPLIELIAIVFMLAGGVNFAVHFIVFRKKLLSPYAKDPEVRTYGLVFLFASLFVAASLYLSNAYGSVAESLRYAAFQVASVLTSTGFGTATFASWPLHIPLIMVILSFTGGCAGSTAGGVKVMRVMLLAKLGLRQLFHLAHPRAVVVVKQGERAVSEEVLYSVWGFYVLYIVTSLFLTVAMMAAGLDLESAFGAVVATINLLGPGLGEVAVNFVSVNDVVKWLGVFGMLAGRLEIFTLLILFIPAYWRH from the coding sequence ATGCATTGGCGAGCCATTCTAAGACTATTTGGTATCTTATTGATGTTCTATAGTCTGAACTTCGTGCCATCCATCATAGTATCGCTCTATTACCAGGATGGCGAACTGAATGTCTTCTTGCTATCCATGTTATCTGTCATCGCTATTGGACTGGTATTGTGGCTGCTGAACCAAAATCAGCGACAAGAGCTTTCGGTTCGGGATGGTTTTCTCGTGGTGACGCTGTTTTGGATTCTATTAGGATTGGTCGGTGCCTTACCGTTTCTTTTTGGTTTACATCTGGATTTGACCGATGCCGTATTTGAATCAATATCCGGTTTTACTACAACCGGGGCAACGGTTATTACTGGCCTGGATCAATTACCCCAGTCAATTTTGTATCACAGACAGCAAATACAATGGCTCGGTGGCATGGGGATTATTGTACTTGCGGTAGCGATTATGCCGTTACTCGGTGTCGGTGGCATGCAGCTTTATCGCGCGGAAACATCCGGGGTTGCAAAGGATGAAAAGCTCACCCCCAGAATTGCTGAAACAGCACGTTCTTTATGGATTATTTACCTGATTCTGACAAGCCTGTGTGGTGTTGCTTATTACTTAGCTGGGATGACTGTTTTTGATGCGGTTGGCCATGCTTTTACTACTGTAGCAACCGGTGGTTTCTCAACTCATGATGACAGCCTTGGTTTTTATAACAGCCCGCTTATTGAACTGATCGCGATTGTATTTATGTTGGCAGGTGGCGTTAACTTTGCTGTCCATTTCATTGTTTTCAGGAAAAAACTACTTTCCCCTTATGCCAAAGATCCTGAAGTCAGAACCTATGGTCTAGTGTTTTTATTTGCCAGCTTATTTGTTGCGGCCAGTCTTTACCTGTCAAATGCTTATGGCTCTGTTGCAGAGTCTCTGCGTTATGCGGCTTTTCAGGTTGCCTCGGTACTGACCAGTACTGGATTTGGCACCGCTACCTTTGCCAGCTGGCCATTGCATATTCCATTGATTATGGTGATTTTGTCATTTACCGGTGGCTGTGCTGGTTCGACAGCGGGTGGCGTAAAAGTGATGCGGGTGATGTTATTAGCCAAGCTGGGCTTAAGACAGTTATTTCATCTGGCCCACCCCCGAGCTGTTGTCGTTGTCAAACAAGGTGAAAGAGCCGTCTCAGAAGAGGTGTTGTATTCAGTCTGGGGTTTTTATGTGTTGTATATCGTCACTTCGCTGTTCCTGACCGTTGCGATGATGGCGGCAGGATTAGACCTGGAAAGTGCATTTGGGGCCGTGGTTGCCACCATTAATCTATTGGGACCGGGTCTGGGTGAGGTCGCCGTTAACTTTGTCAGTGTGAATGACGTGGTGAAGTGGCTCGGGGTCTTCGGAATGTTAGCAGGTCGATTGGAAATCTTTACCTTGCTGATTTTATTTATTCCCGCTTATTGGCGTCATTAA
- a CDS encoding response regulator, with translation MNIAAKTILIIEDEAQIRQFLRISLEAQSHTVVIATNASEGLELASKQPVDLIILDLGLPDRDGQQVIKELRKRSQIPIIVLSVRASEDEKVRALDAGANDYVTKPFGISELMARVRALIRINDNQPSTQARIQFDNLTIDTQSHEVWLDNEAIHLSRKEFELLYQLTVTPGRILTHQQLLKIIWGEHFVSETHYLRILVGHLRQKLNDDPMQPRFIITVQGIGYRFKY, from the coding sequence ATGAACATCGCAGCCAAAACTATTCTTATCATTGAAGATGAAGCCCAGATCAGACAGTTCCTCAGAATCAGTCTGGAAGCACAATCACACACAGTTGTTATAGCAACAAATGCTTCAGAAGGACTTGAGTTAGCAAGCAAGCAGCCTGTTGACCTCATCATTCTCGACTTAGGTTTGCCAGACAGAGATGGTCAACAAGTCATCAAAGAACTGAGAAAGCGTTCTCAAATCCCTATCATCGTTTTATCAGTCAGAGCCAGCGAAGATGAAAAAGTCAGGGCACTTGATGCGGGTGCCAATGATTACGTTACCAAACCTTTTGGTATCAGTGAATTAATGGCAAGGGTTCGCGCACTGATTCGGATTAATGATAATCAACCCAGCACTCAAGCCAGAATACAGTTTGATAATTTAACAATTGATACTCAAAGCCATGAAGTCTGGTTAGACAATGAAGCTATCCATTTGTCTCGTAAGGAGTTTGAACTGTTGTATCAGCTCACAGTAACGCCTGGACGGATTCTTACGCATCAGCAATTACTTAAAATTATTTGGGGAGAGCACTTTGTCAGTGAAACGCATTATCTGCGAATTCTGGTGGGTCATCTTCGCCAAAAACTGAATGATGATCCTATGCAGCCCCGTTTTATTATTACCGTGCAAGGGATTGGTTATCGATTCAAATACTAA